A single region of the Raphanus sativus cultivar WK10039 chromosome 1, ASM80110v3, whole genome shotgun sequence genome encodes:
- the LOC108846490 gene encoding uncharacterized protein LOC108846490 translates to MMETCGRSDNYFWESSGSNNREDHMDGSKPEIIHICKQRAGNTFVDLQKKHMNSGARKKNFNWHIIREPPDRVQHQGCEVEKENTKMLTAKITKLEEALFLEQEKNRTLEHELSETRRNIRMLNKGSTTLDKILRLGRTEKTTAGLGYKGVPSGPYTVFVQSNSVETNKPVVVLESAKNQATELPTVPNVCTRYCEIIISQQQGCVRQQWSTGMRLFQQEDEKNCDEEDHYEKWVRTFPFLVESAADLIQSRGRRDMQCNFYKAQVILMEMPTVFQAMKYISMTTLAFAMIYAFFFMSNESKLSHSKYSILTWCSIRIR, encoded by the coding sequence ATGATGGAAACATGTGGGCGAAGTGATAATTATTTTTGGGAGAGTAGTGGGTCCAACAACAGAGAAGATCACATGGATGGTTCAAAACCAGAAATTATTCATATCTGCAAACAGAGAGCTGGCAATACCTTTGTGGATTTACAGAAGAAACATATGAATTCTGGTGCACGGAAAAAGAATTTTAACTGGCACATCATTCGCGAGCCACCGGATCGTGTTCAACACCAAGGTTGTGaagttgaaaaagaaaatacaaaaatgttgACTGCAAAGATCACTAAACTTGAAGAAGCTCTTTTCTTAGAGCAAGAGAAAAACCGGACTTTGGAGCATGAGTTGAGTGAAACACGCAGGAATATACGAATGTTAAATAAAGGCTCCACAACTTTAGACAAGATTCTACGTTTGGGTAGAACAGAGAAGACAACGGCTGGTCTCGGTTATAAAGGAGTTCCATCAGGTCCATACACTGTCTTTGTTCAAAGTAATTCTGTGGAAACCAACAAACCTGTTGTTGTCTTAGAATCTGCTAAGAATCAAGCTACGGAGCTTCCCACTGTCCCAAATGTGTGTACTCGCTATTGTGAGATAATTATCTCGCAACAACAAGGCTGTGTGCGTCAACAATGGAGTACGGGAATGAGACTCTTCCAACAAGAGGATGAGAAGAATTGTGATGAGGAAGATCACTATGAAAAGTGGGTTCGTACTTTTCCATTTTTAGTTGAATCTGCTGCGGATTTGATACAGAGTAGAGGACGAAGGGATATGCAATGTAATTTTTACAAAGCTCAAGTCATCTTAATGGAAATGCCAACCGTGTTTCAAGCCATGAAGTACATCTCCATGACAACCTTGGCCTTTGCTATGATTTATGCATTTTTCTTCATGTCCAATGAAAGCAAACTAAGTCATTCAAAGTATTCCATTTTGACCTGGTGCAGCATACGAATTAGATAA